The following coding sequences are from one Gemmatimonadaceae bacterium window:
- a CDS encoding response regulator produces the protein MPALKLLIIDDEPQIRRVVRHALEGDNTRVLDAASGREGIDLAAAEKPDLIVLDLGLPDIPGADVCRDIRGWSTAPIVVLSARHSDVEKAALLDLGADDYITKPFSTVEFQARVRAQLRRARLSNEVGGDTCVTAHGVAIDLAKRSVHRDGETVHLTPIEWELLRVLSANAGRTLTHRQLFSQVWSRQHGDAQQNLRVHVSSIRRKLERDPVRPQLIVTEPGVGYRFELEA, from the coding sequence GTGCCTGCACTCAAACTGCTCATCATTGACGACGAGCCACAGATCAGACGCGTAGTGCGTCATGCCCTCGAGGGGGACAACACTCGCGTACTCGACGCCGCTTCGGGGCGCGAAGGAATCGATCTCGCCGCCGCCGAGAAGCCGGATCTGATCGTACTCGATCTGGGACTCCCCGATATTCCAGGAGCGGATGTCTGCCGCGACATCCGCGGCTGGTCCACCGCACCGATCGTTGTTCTCTCCGCCCGGCATTCCGATGTCGAGAAAGCGGCGCTGCTTGACCTGGGAGCCGATGACTACATCACCAAGCCGTTCAGCACGGTCGAATTCCAGGCGAGAGTTCGCGCGCAGCTGCGCCGAGCTCGCCTCTCCAATGAAGTCGGCGGTGACACCTGCGTGACCGCTCACGGAGTGGCAATCGACCTCGCGAAGCGCTCGGTGCACCGTGACGGCGAAACCGTGCACCTGACACCTATCGAATGGGAGCTGTTGCGAGTTCTATCGGCGAACGCGGGACGAACGCTGACGCACCGTCAGCTTTTTTCCCAGGTGTGGAGCCGGCAGCACGGCGACGCTCAGCAGAATCTCCGCGTCCATGTCTCGAGCATTCGCCGTAAGCTCGAGCGCGACCCGGTTCGCCCGCAGCTCATCGTTACCGAGCCCGGCGTCGGATATCGCTTCGAGCTCGAGGCATAG
- a CDS encoding ATP-binding protein produces MAGRFQKSPSRRGSSKLSSLPQSLDWLLWFAALTMATAAMLPFRDSLEKAHVALVYLLVVLGASSRSGRTLGLTLAVTAFFSLNFFFVLPYYTFMVAKPLDWLELAAFLLTSMVAAHLLSRAQSEAAEARNRAAEVDWLSAIGAEALNAGRAEEALGTMAAVIRETLDVTHCEIYLRDGADGSIRLMAESGAAPQPVSAGFPNDTAPGDDGNADARLPTGARMVEWVAESGRAVVERTDGGTRTAGDASAHADFDEVDLTNARTLLLPLRVHDHTVGVLRLAHADALPLDAPRRRFLRALSYYAALGVERVSLVADAETAEALRRADEMKNALLASVSHDLRTPLTTITALAHDIGKEGDDRALTIQEEADRLNRLVADLLDLSRLAGGALTVATEIEAADDLVGAALQRVSGALNGRELNVTLDPAEPLLLGRFDFVHSLRILVNLLENALKYSPASSPIELSVRRESDWLEFVVADRGPGVPTEEQERIFQPFYRPATSPPDTGGLGLGLSIAHGLATAQRGSVRYEPRKDGGSLFILRLPAADLAELSEVSPG; encoded by the coding sequence TTGGCCGGGCGATTTCAGAAAAGCCCGAGCCGGCGCGGCAGCTCAAAGCTCTCCAGCCTGCCCCAGTCATTGGACTGGCTGCTCTGGTTCGCCGCGCTCACCATGGCTACCGCCGCGATGCTTCCATTTCGCGACTCTCTCGAGAAGGCGCATGTCGCGCTCGTTTACCTCCTCGTCGTGCTCGGGGCAAGCTCGCGATCGGGTCGGACGCTCGGACTCACGCTGGCAGTCACGGCATTCTTCAGTCTCAATTTCTTCTTCGTACTGCCTTATTACACGTTCATGGTCGCGAAGCCTCTGGACTGGCTGGAGCTCGCGGCCTTCCTGCTCACCAGCATGGTGGCCGCGCATCTGCTCTCGCGCGCGCAGAGTGAGGCAGCCGAGGCTCGCAACCGCGCGGCCGAGGTCGACTGGCTGTCGGCCATCGGCGCTGAGGCGCTGAACGCCGGCCGCGCCGAAGAAGCGCTCGGCACGATGGCAGCGGTAATTCGCGAGACTCTCGACGTCACGCACTGCGAGATATATCTGCGCGACGGTGCGGATGGGTCGATCAGGCTGATGGCCGAAAGCGGAGCTGCGCCTCAGCCGGTCAGCGCCGGTTTCCCGAATGACACGGCGCCAGGTGATGACGGGAATGCAGACGCGAGGCTTCCAACAGGCGCGCGCATGGTCGAATGGGTCGCCGAAAGCGGCCGCGCTGTAGTAGAGCGAACCGATGGCGGCACGCGCACTGCCGGTGACGCATCTGCTCACGCAGATTTCGACGAGGTGGACCTGACCAACGCCCGCACGCTGCTCCTGCCGCTCAGAGTCCACGATCACACTGTCGGTGTTCTTCGCCTGGCACACGCGGACGCACTGCCTCTCGATGCGCCAAGACGCCGCTTTCTCCGGGCACTCTCGTATTACGCGGCACTCGGAGTTGAGCGCGTCAGCCTCGTTGCAGACGCGGAGACCGCCGAAGCGCTGCGCCGCGCGGATGAAATGAAGAACGCACTTCTTGCTTCCGTTTCGCACGACCTTCGGACGCCGCTCACCACGATCACAGCGCTCGCGCACGATATCGGAAAAGAGGGTGATGATCGCGCGCTCACGATCCAGGAGGAGGCTGATCGGCTCAACCGCCTCGTCGCGGACCTTCTCGACCTGTCACGCCTCGCCGGTGGTGCGCTCACTGTTGCGACCGAGATCGAGGCCGCCGACGATCTTGTCGGGGCGGCGCTTCAGCGAGTTTCCGGAGCACTCAATGGCCGCGAGCTGAACGTCACGCTCGACCCGGCTGAACCGCTTCTCCTTGGCCGATTCGATTTCGTGCATTCACTCCGTATCCTCGTAAATCTCCTCGAGAACGCGCTCAAGTATTCTCCTGCCAGCTCGCCAATCGAGCTCTCGGTGCGACGTGAAAGCGACTGGCTCGAGTTCGTCGTCGCGGACCGTGGACCAGGCGTACCGACTGAGGAACAGGAGCGGATCTTCCAGCCGTTCTACCGCCCGGCCACCAGCCCGCCGGACACAGGCGGCCTCGGGCTCGGCCTTTCCATCGCTCACGGGCTCGCGACAGCGCAGCGTGGCAGCGTGCGCTACGAGCCGCGCAAGGACGGAGGGAGCCTTTTCATCCTGCGACTCCCGGCGGCCGATCTAGCCGAGCTTTCGGAGGTTTCACCCGGCTGA